The genomic region GGCGTCGACGCCGACGTGGTCGACGTCACGCTCGCCGGCGGCGAGACGCGCCGTCTCTGCGTCCCGCGGGCCCGCGTCGTGCGACCGAACTGACGCCCGGCGCGGCAGCTACCAGCGCGGATTGATGCGGAAGGTCGCCGAACAGCCCTGATCGACCCAGATGCCGGTGCGCGTCGTGCCCCAGGTGCGGCCGCGAATGCAGGGAGACTGCGAGATCTGCGTGACGAGTTGCGCGCCGGTGATGGGGCCCGTGTCGCACACGTTGTAGCGGAACGAGCGGCTCGAGCAGGTCACGAGTCCCGGGCGCACCGGCGGCGCGGGCGTGAAATCGGTCCGCACGCGGAACTCGCCGGCGCAGCCGTCGTTCACCCAGACACCGTCGGCGCGCCAGCCCCAGGTGCGCCCCAGGATGCACGCCGCGTTCGACGTCTGCCGGATCAGTTGCACGTCGAACACGCGCTGCGGCACCGCGCAGAACTCGTAGCGGAATCCGCGGCTCTCGCAGCGCATCCGGTCGCCACCCGACCACGGCGGCAGCGGCTGGAAGGTCTGCACGCGGAACCGGCCCGAGCACCCGTTCGAGACCCAGACGCCGTTGTGGTTCCAGCCCCAGGTGCGCCCGCGTATGCACGCGGCCTGCGATTCCTGCCGCACCAGCGTCGCGTCGATCACCTCGCCGTTGCTGGGGCAGTGCTGGTACTGGAAGTTGCGGCTCTGGCAGCGGATCTCCTGCGCGTTCGCGGAGGCGGCGAATCCCAGGGCCAGCAGCAGGACGGCGAAGGCGTGGCGGACG from Burkholderiales bacterium harbors:
- a CDS encoding DUF3011 domain-containing protein is translated as MRLVRHAFAVLLLALGFAASANAQEIRCQSRNFQYQHCPSNGEVIDATLVRQESQAACIRGRTWGWNHNGVWVSNGCSGRFRVQTFQPLPPWSGGDRMRCESRGFRYEFCAVPQRVFDVQLIRQTSNAACILGRTWGWRADGVWVNDGCAGEFRVRTDFTPAPPVRPGLVTCSSRSFRYNVCDTGPITGAQLVTQISQSPCIRGRTWGTTRTGIWVDQGCSATFRINPRW